CGGAACGGTCGGAGCAGCCGCGGGCTACAACATCGCGCTCCGAGACGTCGCGGACGAGCTCGTCTTCGTCGACATCCCCGACAAGGAAGACGACGCGGTCGGCCAGGCCGCCGACACGAACCACGGTGTCGCCTACGATTCGAACACGACGATCCGGCAGGGCGGCTACGAGGACACCGCCGGCTCGGACGTCGTCGTCATCACGGCCGGGATCCCGCGCCAGCCGGGCCAGACCCGGATCGATCTGGCCGGGGACAACGCCCCGATCATGGAAGACATCGGGTCCTCGCTGGCCGAGCACAACGACGACTTCGTCACCGTCACCACCTCGAACCCGGTCGACCTGCTGAACCGCCACCTCTACGAGACCGGCGATCGGAGCCGCGAGAAGGTGGTCGGCTTCGGCGGGCGGCTCGACTCCGCCCGGTTCCGGTACGTGATCGCCCAGCGCTTCGACGTCCCCGTCCAAAACGTCGAGGCGACGATCCTCGGCGAGCACGGCGACGCCCAGGTCCCGGTCTTCTCGAAGGTCCGCGTCGACGGCAAAGACGTCGAGTTCTCCGACGACGAGAAGGAGGAGCTGCTCGAGGAGCTGCAGACCTCGGCGATGAACGTCATCGAGAAGAAAGGCGCCACCGAGTGGGGGCCCGCGACGGGCGTCGGCCACACCGTCGAGGCGATCCTCCGTGACACCGGCGAGGTGTTGCCCTGCAGCGTCGCCCTCGAGGGCGAGTACGGCCACGAGAACACCGCCTTCGGCGTCCCCGCGAAGCTCGGCGCCGACGGCGTCGAGGAGGTCGTCGAGTGGGACCTGACCGAGTTCGAACGCAACCAGCTCGGCGAGGCCGCCGAGAAGCTCTCCGAGCAGTACGACGAGATCGCGTAACGGACGACGACGTCCTCGTCGCTTCGTTCTTTCGGCGCCGAGCACAGAGCGCGAGTCCGTCCTGCGGACCCGCTGATCAGTGCAAGTAAAACCCGCAAGAACGCTTTTCCGAACGGTCGTAGAAACGCGAAGAACGGATGGTCACGCCGTCGTTCGTCCTGCTCGTCGGGATCGCCGTCATCACCTGTCTGTGTATGGCGTGGGTGCTCGGGGCAAACAGTAACTCGCCGCCGTTCGCGCCAGCGATCGGTGCGAACGCGATTTCGACGATGCGAGCCGCGTTCGTCATCGGTTTGCTCGCGGCCGCTGGCGCGCTCATGCAGGGCGGGAGCATCTCCGAAACCGTCGGCGCGGACCTCATCGACGGCGTCACGATTACGCCGCTTGCCGCCACTGCGGGACTGCTCACCGCGGCGGCGTTTATGGGGATCGGCATCTACACCAGGTACCCGATCCCGGCGGCGTTCGCGACGACGGGCGCGATGGTTGGAGTCGGGCTTTCGCTGGGCGGAGATCCGGCCATCGCGACCTACCAGCGACTCGGCACGTTCTGGCTACTCGTCCCGATCATGTCCGGCGGGCTGGCGTTCGCCACGGCGACGCTGTTGCGACGCGACGACGTGCCCGAGACGATCGGCGTCCCGCTGCTCGCGGGCATCGTCGGGGCGATCCTCGCGAACATCCGACTCGGCGTGATTCCGGATCCGGCGGCCGACCAGGGGACGCTCGCACGGTTCGTCTCGACCCACATCGGGGGTGAGCCGGAGCTGGCTGCAAACGTCGACGTCGGGATGGTTCTCACGACGATCGCGCTCGGCGTGCTCGCGTTCGGGTGGATCCGCAGGCAAGTCCTCGTCTCCGTCGAAGGTGGAATCCGTTCGTTCCTGCTCATCCTGGGCGGGATCGTCGCGTTCTCCTCGGGCGGTTCGCAGGTCGGGCTCGCGACCGGTCCACTCGAGCACCTGTTCCGGATCGAGCTCGGCCTGCCGGGGATCGTCCTGCTCGGCATCGGGGCGACCGGTATTCTCGCCGGTGCGTGGATGGCCGCACCGCGGCTCCTACAGGCGACGTCCCGGGAGTATGCCCAGCTCGGCGTCCGCCGATCGATCGCCGCGCTCGTCCCGGGCTTTATTATCGCCCAACTGGCGATCGCGCTCGGAATCCCGATCTCGCTCAACAACATCGTCCTCTCTGGGGTCATCGGCGGCGGGCTGGCCGCGGGCTCCGCTGGCGTCTCGCGGCGCAAGATCGGCGTGACGATCACCTTCTGGCTGCTGACGCTGGGGAGCTCGACCGCTGTCAGCTACGGACTCTACCGAGCGTTCGCGACGGTCGCCGGGTGAGGACCGTGGCTACTCGACGACCGTCACCGGACGCGATGTCCGGTTGATGACCGTCGTGGCGACGCCGCGGCCGAGAAACCGCCGAACGAACCCCGTCGTCCTGCTCTCGTGGCCGTACATGACGACGTGGTCGACGTCGTGCTCGCTCGCGTACTGCGGGATGACGGTGCCGGGCCGTCCCTCCGCGACCTCGATCCGAACCCGATCCGCGGCTTCCGGAGTGTCGACCGTCTCCAGCAGCCGAGACGCACGGTCGCGCGACCGATCCGTCCGTTCGTCGCTTCGCTCGAGCACCCCGCCCTCGCTCAACGGCGCGTCGAGCGGCGTCACGACCGCAAGCAGCGTGACCGCGGCGTCGGGAAACGTCTCGAGAGCATAGGCGAGTCCCTCGTCTTCCCCCGGATGGCCGAGGGTCGGAACGAGAACGCGGTCCGGGTCAGCCATGTGGCGGCGTTCAGCGTCGACACCTATCCGTCTATCGGCGACGAATCAGGGAATCAGCTGCTCGCCGTCGTCGTCGTAGATCGTGATCGCGTCGACGGGACAGGTCCGGGCCGCGAACTTCGCGTCGAGTTCGGCGTCCTCGGGCACCTCGCGGACGAAGATCCCGTCTTCGACCTCCTCGGCGTCCTCGAGGACGGCCTTCCCCGCCGATTTGTCCTTCTCGAAGGCGTCCCACTCGGCGACGCACTGGTACATTCCGATACAGGTGTCCTCGTCGAATTCGACCTTCATGGGCGGGGATTGAACCGATCGTCGTAAATCGTTAGCGGTCGCGACGACGGACGCCGGCAATATCCGGCGTCGACATCGCTCACGGCAGGTGAACTAGTCCGATCGAGGACAGTCATCGACTTTTTGAACACGGCTTATAGTCTCGAGAGTCTAATTGTGCCCAACAATCATGAGTGACACTCACAAGGATCTCTCCGCGCTCACGAACGGTGCTCCCGAGCACACCGTCGACGAGCTCCTCGGACTCCTTTCCGAGCGGGAGATCCGCACCACGCTGGGTTACCTGTACGATCACTCGGACGCCACGGTCGACGAACTCGCCGCGGTGGTCGCCGGTACCGAGGCCGTCGGCGAAGAAACGATCGCCGGACAGCGGGCGTACGATCGGGCCCGAATCAGTCTCCACCACTCGGTGTTGCCCCAGCTCGACGACCACGGGCTCCTCGAGTTCGATCCCGACGCGGGTGCCGTCGACGAGGTCGACATCCCGTCGGCCGTCTACGAGGTGCTCGGGGTCGGCGGATGACCGTCGAGACGCTGGGCGACACGCTCGCGGCCGTCGAGCGCGAACGAAAGCGGCTCGAGGTCTACACCACCGACAGCGACGTCGCGGCGGAGCTCCAGCGACAGTTCACGACCCGCAACGTAACCGTCGAGTACCGCCGCGCCGCGGCGTTCGAGGACGGGTTCGTCGTGATCCGGGACGGGGACGGCGAGTTTCGAGGCGCGCTGGGACTCGAGGGGTTCGACGCCGTCCTCTCGCCGGAGATCCATCCGCCATGGACCCTCAACGAGGACGTCCCCGACACCAGGGAGCTGTTCGACTTCCTCGAGAACACGCTGTTCGCCGCCTACGATCGCCGACGGATGCTCGCGGCGGCCAGGGAGATCGAGGAGCGCGCCTGGCGCAGCGCTGCAGGTAGGCTGTACGCCGGCTTCCAGCGTGAGGCGGCGTTTGACGACCAGCGGGCGGTGTACGGCCGTCTCACTGCCCGCGGCGAGCTGTCCGT
This genomic window from Natronococcus occultus SP4 contains:
- the mdh gene encoding malate dehydrogenase, producing MTKVSVVGAAGTVGAAAGYNIALRDVADELVFVDIPDKEDDAVGQAADTNHGVAYDSNTTIRQGGYEDTAGSDVVVITAGIPRQPGQTRIDLAGDNAPIMEDIGSSLAEHNDDFVTVTTSNPVDLLNRHLYETGDRSREKVVGFGGRLDSARFRYVIAQRFDVPVQNVEATILGEHGDAQVPVFSKVRVDGKDVEFSDDEKEELLEELQTSAMNVIEKKGATEWGPATGVGHTVEAILRDTGEVLPCSVALEGEYGHENTAFGVPAKLGADGVEEVVEWDLTEFERNQLGEAAEKLSEQYDEIA
- a CDS encoding ferredoxin codes for the protein MKVEFDEDTCIGMYQCVAEWDAFEKDKSAGKAVLEDAEEVEDGIFVREVPEDAELDAKFAARTCPVDAITIYDDDGEQLIP
- a CDS encoding universal stress protein, encoding MADPDRVLVPTLGHPGEDEGLAYALETFPDAAVTLLAVVTPLDAPLSEGGVLERSDERTDRSRDRASRLLETVDTPEAADRVRIEVAEGRPGTVIPQYASEHDVDHVVMYGHESRTTGFVRRFLGRGVATTVINRTSRPVTVVE
- a CDS encoding DICT sensory domain-containing protein, yielding MTVETLGDTLAAVERERKRLEVYTTDSDVAAELQRQFTTRNVTVEYRRAAAFEDGFVVIRDGDGEFRGALGLEGFDAVLSPEIHPPWTLNEDVPDTRELFDFLENTLFAAYDRRRMLAAAREIEERAWRSAAGRLYAGFQREAAFDDQRAVYGRLTARGELSVTAFVDGARESTDDIPLVAGSGELGQFWLVAFDGAGDDYGKCALVAEERRPGRYYGFWTYDPELVDELFAHLETSYDVPSA
- a CDS encoding inorganic phosphate transporter encodes the protein MVTPSFVLLVGIAVITCLCMAWVLGANSNSPPFAPAIGANAISTMRAAFVIGLLAAAGALMQGGSISETVGADLIDGVTITPLAATAGLLTAAAFMGIGIYTRYPIPAAFATTGAMVGVGLSLGGDPAIATYQRLGTFWLLVPIMSGGLAFATATLLRRDDVPETIGVPLLAGIVGAILANIRLGVIPDPAADQGTLARFVSTHIGGEPELAANVDVGMVLTTIALGVLAFGWIRRQVLVSVEGGIRSFLLILGGIVAFSSGGSQVGLATGPLEHLFRIELGLPGIVLLGIGATGILAGAWMAAPRLLQATSREYAQLGVRRSIAALVPGFIIAQLAIALGIPISLNNIVLSGVIGGGLAAGSAGVSRRKIGVTITFWLLTLGSSTAVSYGLYRAFATVAG
- a CDS encoding DUF7344 domain-containing protein, with the translated sequence MSDTHKDLSALTNGAPEHTVDELLGLLSEREIRTTLGYLYDHSDATVDELAAVVAGTEAVGEETIAGQRAYDRARISLHHSVLPQLDDHGLLEFDPDAGAVDEVDIPSAVYEVLGVGG